GACAAGGACGGCGTGGCCATCCAGGGCTACGATCCCGTGGCGTTTTTCACGGTGAAGGCGCCGGTCAAGGGCAGTCCCGGGTTCACGAGCGAGTTTCGCGGCGCGAAGTACCGATTCCATTCCGCAAAGAACAAGGCGGCGTTCGACGCGGATCCCGCCAGGTATGAACCGCAGTTCGGCGGCTTCTGCGCGTTCGGAGTTTCGAGGGGCAGACTGGTGGAGATTGATGTCACCGCGACCCAGATCGTGGATGGCCGCCTGCTGCTGCAGTACAGCCCCGGCGTCCGCGATGACTTCACCAAGGATGCCGCGGGGAACCTCAAGAAGGCTGACGCCCACTGGCCGAAGCTCGTTGAAAAGAGGGGCAAATGACCGCGGTCGTCGAGTTTCTCCTCGCGGTGGCCGGGGTGTACCTTGCATCGGGTGCCCTGTTTGCGGTCGCGTTTCAGGGTTTCGGCCTGCGCCGGATGGACCCGGCCGCAGCGGGCGCGGGCGCGGGTTTCAAGATGCTCATCACCCCCGGAGTGATCGCGCTTTGGCCGCTGCTGGCGCTGCGCTGGTGGAGGCTTGGGCGGGCGGAGGCTTTCCCCGGCGAATCCGAGGGGCCGGTGGCGCCTCAATCGCTGCGCGCCTCGCACCGGCTCGCGTGGCGCCTCCTGGTGGTGTGGGTACCGGTGATCCTGGCGGCAGCGTTGTGGTGGCGGCCCCGGGAGGTCCCCGGCTTGCAGATTCCCGGTCCGGAGCCGGAACTGCAAACCCTCCGCACGCCGCGCGGGCTCCCCTGAACACCATGCCCGTCCCCCGAAACTCCCCGCATGTCCCTCGCATACCGCGCCATTGATTGGAACCGGCAGAAGCGGATCTACGACCTGACGCTGGTCGGGCTGCTGGCCCTCTTGCTGGCGACTTTTGTCGGCGTGTCGCTGTGGGTTTCGCCGAACTTCACGGCCGAGACGCTGATCATCCGTGGCACCGCCGTCGCCGCGCTGCTGCTGCTGCATGTCCTCCTGTGCGTCGGACCGCTGGCCCGGCTTGATCCCCGCTTCCTGCCGCTGCTCTACAATCGCCGGCACCTGGGCGTGACGATGTTCCTGCTCGCCCTCGTGCACGGGGTGTTTTCGGTCTTCCAGTTTCATGCGCTCGGAGACGCACATCCGCTGGAGAGCGTCTTCACCGCCTACTCGCAGGACTATCGGGTGCTCGCCGGCGGCCACGTGAATGTTCCGCACGCTCCCTTCGAGCCGTTCGGGGTGGCGGCGCTCGCGATCCTGTTTCTGCTGGCGGCAACGAGTCATGACTTCTGGCTGCGCCAGCTTGGAGCGTCGTTCTGGAAGACCCTGCATCTTGGCGTGTACCTGGCGTACGGCCTGTTGCTGGTTCACATCGCGCTCGGCGCGCTGCAGTCGGAGCGGCATCTGCTGTACCCGGCACTCCTGGCGTTGGGTTTCGGGGTCGTCGCCGGACTCCATCTTGCCGCGGCGCGGCAGGAGGCGCGAAGAGACCGGGCGGCAGGTGCAGCGGAACGTGAAGGCTTTCTCGCGGCCGGCCCCGCGGACGGAGTCGGCGAAGGCCGTGGCCGGGTGGTGCCCGGCGCCGGCGGCGGAAGGATCGCACTGTTTCGTCACCAGGGTCGAATCTTCGCAACCTCCAACGTCTGCCGCCACCAGGGCGGTCCCGTGGGCGAGGGACGGATCGTGGACGGCTGCATCACCTGTCCGTGGCACGGGTGGAACTACCGGCCCGACGACGGCTGCAGTCCGCCGCCGTTCCAGGAATTGCTGGCGACCTACGACACGAAGATCGTGAACGGCGAGGTCTGGGTAAAGCGCCAGCCGAACCCGCTGCGGACGCGATGTCCCGGAGCGCCCGTCCCGATGACATGAACGAAGAGTTTTACATCGGTTACAAATCGAGGGGGCCGTCCGGATTGGCGCGGCACACCCGGGTCGCGGTGCTCGCGGTCGGCCTGCTGACGGCGCTGGCGACGGCCCTGACTGCTGCGCGGCAAACGCCAGCCGATTCGGGGACGTTTGAGTATGGAATCACCCGCACCTTTGAAGGAGTCCTCCACGAAATGCCGCTTCCGATGCTGCGCACGGTTTCGCCGGCGGGTGGGGTCACGAACTACCTCCTCGTCGGGGCCGGCAAGCATGGCCTGCCCGCCTGCGCCCGCGGCCACGACGGCGAACGGGTGCGCTTCCAGGGCTCGCTGATCCGGAGGCGGAGGGCAGTGATGATCGAACTCAATCGGCCGTCCTCCTTTGAGGCCCTGGGTCGCCGCCCCGTCGGGGAAACGGAGGCGCGACCCAGGGTGATCGGGGAGGCGGTGCTGTCGGGGGAACTGGTGGACACGAAATGCTGGCATGGCGTGATGCGACCGGCCACGGGCAAGGTCCATCGCGCCTGTGCGGTTCGTTGCCTCAGCGGTGGCGTGCCGCCGGGCCTCCTGGTCCGGGATGGCGGGGGAAATGGGACCGTGGTGCTGCTCACCAGCGACACGGGGGCGCCGCTAAAATTCGACCCGCAATGGGCCGCCCGGATCGTCACCGCAGACGGGACCCTCGAGTACCGCGATGAGATCCCCATCTTGCGAGTCAGACGTCTGGCGCTGGCCCCGTCGCCACGTTAGCTCCCAAGGACCTGCCGCCGCGCCAGCATCCCAAGTGGGCCAAAGGAGGCCTTCGACCGCGCGCTGAATTTTTGGTGACGCGCCAAGATTGGCCAAGCAAGCGCTATGCGGCAAACCGGGCTAGCGTCGCTTGAGATCCGGCACCGACAAACGTCGGCAAATCTTCCGACAGAGAATGTCAGGAATACCGCTGTGGCGCGGAATCGCCTGCATTGCACCCGTGCCGGGATTGTGAAATAAAGAATGTTCCCCACCTTCACGTTTGAGACGGCAGCCGTAGGCCTCAATGTGCCGGATCAGCTCTCGACGATTCATCCAACTGCGACCAGAACCTCCTCGGCATCCGACTTGAGCTCGCTGAGAGCCGAGGCACGCCGCTCTTCGAAAACCAGCTCAATGGCGGCTGCCAGGCTCTGCAGACATTCCTGCTTGGAATGGCCCTGGCCGTTGGCCTCGGGCACTTCCGGACAGGTTGCGATAAACCACTCGCCTTCGCGCTGCACATAGGCGGTGAACTGGTTCTTCATGAAGCGAAGGTATTCCCGAGAATGGGATCGAAGCAACCACGCTCATTGCGTCTGCCCGGAAGCCACGGCATTCCTGCACTTCACCAGGCTCCTGATCGCGGCAGCGGCGGGCATCGCCGCGGGCCACTTCGTGTACGCCCCGCACCACCGGCCCCCGATGGCCGGCAGCCGGATCCGGACGCGATGACGAACCGTCCCCCCAGGCAG
This is a stretch of genomic DNA from Verrucomicrobiia bacterium. It encodes these proteins:
- a CDS encoding tat pathway signal sequence domain protein, with product MKGRAFLLALAAFAAAAVVSAADKSLLNLDKDGVAIQGYDPVAFFTVKAPVKGSPGFTSEFRGAKYRFHSAKNKAAFDADPARYEPQFGGFCAFGVSRGRLVEIDVTATQIVDGRLLLQYSPGVRDDFTKDAAGNLKKADAHWPKLVEKRGK
- a CDS encoding ferric reductase-like transmembrane domain-containing protein, encoding MSLAYRAIDWNRQKRIYDLTLVGLLALLLATFVGVSLWVSPNFTAETLIIRGTAVAALLLLHVLLCVGPLARLDPRFLPLLYNRRHLGVTMFLLALVHGVFSVFQFHALGDAHPLESVFTAYSQDYRVLAGGHVNVPHAPFEPFGVAALAILFLLAATSHDFWLRQLGASFWKTLHLGVYLAYGLLLVHIALGALQSERHLLYPALLALGFGVVAGLHLAAARQEARRDRAAGAAEREGFLAAGPADGVGEGRGRVVPGAGGGRIALFRHQGRIFATSNVCRHQGGPVGEGRIVDGCITCPWHGWNYRPDDGCSPPPFQELLATYDTKIVNGEVWVKRQPNPLRTRCPGAPVPMT
- a CDS encoding type II toxin-antitoxin system HicA family toxin yields the protein MNRRELIRHIEAYGCRLKREGGEHSLFHNPGTGAMQAIPRHSGIPDILCRKICRRLSVPDLKRR
- a CDS encoding type II toxin-antitoxin system HicB family antitoxin, with protein sequence MKNQFTAYVQREGEWFIATCPEVPEANGQGHSKQECLQSLAAAIELVFEERRASALSELKSDAEEVLVAVG